From Camarhynchus parvulus chromosome 10, STF_HiC, whole genome shotgun sequence, one genomic window encodes:
- the ACSBG1 gene encoding long-chain-fatty-acid--CoA ligase ACSBG1 isoform X1 has translation MPNSGETLTTQLQTENARNVSGSCENGTFPDAETVCRDLLSHLEETQGEGIEPAESLWTSFADGRVRLRIDNSCPQTPITVHQMFKESLEKYGSLNALASKKNGKWEKITFSEYYCLSRKAAKSFLKLGLERFHSVAILGFNSPEWFISAVGAVFAGGIVTGIYTTNSPEACRYIAHDSKTDIMVVENQKQLDKIMQIWNRLPHLKAVVLYKDSIAERHPNLYTMEEFLELGDDVSDSTLDDIIDSQKPNQCCVLIYTSGTTGKPKGAMLSHDNITWTSAHCSKAGGMQPAEVQQESIVSYLPLSHIAAQIYDLWTGIKWGEQVYFAEPDALKGSLINTLKEAQPTSHMGVPRVWEKIMEKLKDASAQSGFMKKKMLSWAMSLSLERNLNGSNSSDLKQLWTRLADYLVLAKIRSALGLSSCQKHFSGAAPLNTETLYFFLGLNITLYEAYGMSETTGPHCLSGPYIYRQHSCGKPAPGCRVKLVDKDTEGNGEICFWGRTVFMGYLNMEDRTKEAFDEEGWLHSGDLGKLDKDGFLYVTGRIKDLIITAGGENVPPIPIEDAVKKELPIVSNAMVIGDKKKFLSMFLTLKSVLDPDTSDPTDILTEQARDFCQRSGSKATKVSEIVATRDEAIYRAIQEGINRVNSTATNRVHCIQKWIVLPRDFSISGGELGPTMKLKRLAVLEKYRNEVDSFYKE, from the exons AGTCTCTGTGGACTTCTTTTGCTGATGGCAGAGTCAGACTGAGAATAGATAACTCATGCCCACAGACTCCCATAACAGTTCATCAGATGTTCAAGGAGAGTCTGGAAAAATACGGATCCCTTAATGCTTTGGCCAgcaaaaagaatggaaaatgggagaaaataactttttcagaATATTACTGCCTCTCTAGGAAAGCAGCCAAGAGCTTCTTGAAG cttGGTCTTGAACGATTCCATAGTGTAGCAATCCTTGGATTTAATTCTCCAGAATGGTTCATCTCAGCTGTTGGAGCTGTTTTTGCTGG AGGAATTGTCACAGGGATATATACAACAAATTCTCCAGAGGCCTGTCGCTACATTGCCCATGACAGCAAGACTGATATCATGGTTGTGGAAAATCAGAAACAGCTGGACAAGATAATGCAG aTCTGGAATCGATTGCCCCACTTGAAGGCCGTGGTGCTTTATAAGGACTCCATTGCAGAGAGACATCCAAATTTGTACACG ATGGAAGAGtttctggagctgggagatgaTGTCTCTGACAGTACTTTGGATGACATTATTGACTCCCAAAAGCCGaatcagtgctgtgttttgatcTACACCTCCGGAACAACTGGGAAGCCAAAAGGAGCCATGCTGAGTCATGACAAC ataACTTGGACATCAGCCCAttgcagcaaagcaggaggTATGCAACCTGCAGAGGTCCAGCAGGAGTCTATAGTCAGTTATCTCCCACTCAGCCACATAGCTGCACAGATCTATGACCTGTGGACTGGAATCAAATGGGGAGAGCAAGTTTACTTTGCTGAGCCAGATGCTCTAAAG GGCAGCTTGATCAACACACTAAAAGAAGCACAGCCAACATCTCACATGGGAGTTCCCCGAGTATGGGAGAAAATCATGGAGAAGTTGAAGGATGCTTCTGCTCAGTCAGGatttatgaagaagaaaatgctttcctGGGCTATGTCACTTAGCTTAGAGAGGAACCTGAATGGCTCAAACAG CAGTGATCTAAAGCAGCTCTGGACAAGATTAGCAGACTACTTAGTGCTTGCAAAAATCCGTAGTGCACTGGGGCTCTCTTCCTGTCAGAAGCACTTTtctggtgctgctcctctcaATACAGAAACACTGTATTTCTTCTTGGGTCTGAACATCACCCTGTATGAGGCCTATGGGATGAGTGAGACCACAGGCCCACATTGCCTGTCTGGGCCTTACATTTACAGGCAGCACAg CTGTGGTAAACCAGCACCTGGATGCAGAGTGAAACTGGTGGACAAAGATACAGAAGGCAATGGAGAAATCTGTTTCTGGGGAAGGACTGTTTTCATGGGTTATTTAAATATGGAAGACAGAACAAAAGAAGCCTTTGATGAGGAGGGGTGGCTGCATTCTGGAGATTTAGGAAAGCTAGACAAGGATGGCTTTCTCTATGTCACTGGAAGAATTAAAG ATTTAATTATTACAGCTGGAGGTGAAAACGTGCCTCCAATTCCAATTGAAGATGCTGTTAAAAAAGAACTTCCAATTGTTAGTAATGCTATGGTGATTGGAGATAAGAAGAAGTTTTTGTCAATGTTCCTGACCTTAAAG AGTGTGCTGGACCCAGATACATCTGATCCTACTGACATTCTCACAGAGCAAGCCAGAGACTTCTGCCAGAGGAGTGGCAGTAAAGCCACCAAAGTGTCCGAGATTGTAGCTACGAGAGACGAGGCAATCTACAGAGCCATCCAGGAGGGAATCAACAGAGTCAACAGCACTGCTACCAACAGGGTTCACTGCATTCAGAAATGGATCGTCCTGCCAAgagatttttccatttctggggGAGAACTAG GTCCCACAATGAAGCTGAAGCGGCTCGCTGTGCTCGAGAAATACCGAAATGAAGTAGACTCCTTctataaagaataa
- the ACSBG1 gene encoding long-chain-fatty-acid--CoA ligase ACSBG1 isoform X3 has product MQGMFQEAVKMVLFAFRTFPDAETVCRDLLSHLEETQGEGIEPAESLWTSFADGRVRLRIDNSCPQTPITVHQMFKESLEKYGSLNALASKKNGKWEKITFSEYYCLSRKAAKSFLKLGLERFHSVAILGFNSPEWFISAVGAVFAGGIVTGIYTTNSPEACRYIAHDSKTDIMVVENQKQLDKIMQIWNRLPHLKAVVLYKDSIAERHPNLYTMEEFLELGDDVSDSTLDDIIDSQKPNQCCVLIYTSGTTGKPKGAMLSHDNITWTSAHCSKAGGMQPAEVQQESIVSYLPLSHIAAQIYDLWTGIKWGEQVYFAEPDALKGSLINTLKEAQPTSHMGVPRVWEKIMEKLKDASAQSGFMKKKMLSWAMSLSLERNLNGSNSSDLKQLWTRLADYLVLAKIRSALGLSSCQKHFSGAAPLNTETLYFFLGLNITLYEAYGMSETTGPHCLSGPYIYRQHSCGKPAPGCRVKLVDKDTEGNGEICFWGRTVFMGYLNMEDRTKEAFDEEGWLHSGDLGKLDKDGFLYVTGRIKDLIITAGGENVPPIPIEDAVKKELPIVSNAMVIGDKKKFLSMFLTLKSVLDPDTSDPTDILTEQARDFCQRSGSKATKVSEIVATRDEAIYRAIQEGINRVNSTATNRVHCIQKWIVLPRDFSISGGELGPTMKLKRLAVLEKYRNEVDSFYKE; this is encoded by the exons AGTCTCTGTGGACTTCTTTTGCTGATGGCAGAGTCAGACTGAGAATAGATAACTCATGCCCACAGACTCCCATAACAGTTCATCAGATGTTCAAGGAGAGTCTGGAAAAATACGGATCCCTTAATGCTTTGGCCAgcaaaaagaatggaaaatgggagaaaataactttttcagaATATTACTGCCTCTCTAGGAAAGCAGCCAAGAGCTTCTTGAAG cttGGTCTTGAACGATTCCATAGTGTAGCAATCCTTGGATTTAATTCTCCAGAATGGTTCATCTCAGCTGTTGGAGCTGTTTTTGCTGG AGGAATTGTCACAGGGATATATACAACAAATTCTCCAGAGGCCTGTCGCTACATTGCCCATGACAGCAAGACTGATATCATGGTTGTGGAAAATCAGAAACAGCTGGACAAGATAATGCAG aTCTGGAATCGATTGCCCCACTTGAAGGCCGTGGTGCTTTATAAGGACTCCATTGCAGAGAGACATCCAAATTTGTACACG ATGGAAGAGtttctggagctgggagatgaTGTCTCTGACAGTACTTTGGATGACATTATTGACTCCCAAAAGCCGaatcagtgctgtgttttgatcTACACCTCCGGAACAACTGGGAAGCCAAAAGGAGCCATGCTGAGTCATGACAAC ataACTTGGACATCAGCCCAttgcagcaaagcaggaggTATGCAACCTGCAGAGGTCCAGCAGGAGTCTATAGTCAGTTATCTCCCACTCAGCCACATAGCTGCACAGATCTATGACCTGTGGACTGGAATCAAATGGGGAGAGCAAGTTTACTTTGCTGAGCCAGATGCTCTAAAG GGCAGCTTGATCAACACACTAAAAGAAGCACAGCCAACATCTCACATGGGAGTTCCCCGAGTATGGGAGAAAATCATGGAGAAGTTGAAGGATGCTTCTGCTCAGTCAGGatttatgaagaagaaaatgctttcctGGGCTATGTCACTTAGCTTAGAGAGGAACCTGAATGGCTCAAACAG CAGTGATCTAAAGCAGCTCTGGACAAGATTAGCAGACTACTTAGTGCTTGCAAAAATCCGTAGTGCACTGGGGCTCTCTTCCTGTCAGAAGCACTTTtctggtgctgctcctctcaATACAGAAACACTGTATTTCTTCTTGGGTCTGAACATCACCCTGTATGAGGCCTATGGGATGAGTGAGACCACAGGCCCACATTGCCTGTCTGGGCCTTACATTTACAGGCAGCACAg CTGTGGTAAACCAGCACCTGGATGCAGAGTGAAACTGGTGGACAAAGATACAGAAGGCAATGGAGAAATCTGTTTCTGGGGAAGGACTGTTTTCATGGGTTATTTAAATATGGAAGACAGAACAAAAGAAGCCTTTGATGAGGAGGGGTGGCTGCATTCTGGAGATTTAGGAAAGCTAGACAAGGATGGCTTTCTCTATGTCACTGGAAGAATTAAAG ATTTAATTATTACAGCTGGAGGTGAAAACGTGCCTCCAATTCCAATTGAAGATGCTGTTAAAAAAGAACTTCCAATTGTTAGTAATGCTATGGTGATTGGAGATAAGAAGAAGTTTTTGTCAATGTTCCTGACCTTAAAG AGTGTGCTGGACCCAGATACATCTGATCCTACTGACATTCTCACAGAGCAAGCCAGAGACTTCTGCCAGAGGAGTGGCAGTAAAGCCACCAAAGTGTCCGAGATTGTAGCTACGAGAGACGAGGCAATCTACAGAGCCATCCAGGAGGGAATCAACAGAGTCAACAGCACTGCTACCAACAGGGTTCACTGCATTCAGAAATGGATCGTCCTGCCAAgagatttttccatttctggggGAGAACTAG GTCCCACAATGAAGCTGAAGCGGCTCGCTGTGCTCGAGAAATACCGAAATGAAGTAGACTCCTTctataaagaataa
- the ACSBG1 gene encoding long-chain-fatty-acid--CoA ligase ACSBG1 isoform X2, translating to MPNSGETLTTQLQTENARNVSGSCENGTFPDAETVCRDLLSHLEETQGEGIEPAESLWTSFADGRVRLRIDNSCPQTPITVHQMFKESLEKYGSLNALASKKNGKWEKITFSEYYCLSRKAAKSFLKLGLERFHSVAILGFNSPEWFISAVGAVFAGGIVTGIYTTNSPEACRYIAHDSKTDIMVVENQKQLDKIMQIWNRLPHLKAVVLYKDSIAERHPNLYTMEEFLELGDDVSDSTLDDIIDSQKPNQCCVLIYTSGTTGKPKGAMLSHDNITWTSAHCSKAGGMQPAEVQQESIVSYLPLSHIAAQIYDLWTGIKWGEQVYFAEPDALKGSLINTLKEAQPTSHMGVPRVWEKIMEKLKDASAQSGFMKKKMLSWAMSLSLERNLNGSNSDLKQLWTRLADYLVLAKIRSALGLSSCQKHFSGAAPLNTETLYFFLGLNITLYEAYGMSETTGPHCLSGPYIYRQHSCGKPAPGCRVKLVDKDTEGNGEICFWGRTVFMGYLNMEDRTKEAFDEEGWLHSGDLGKLDKDGFLYVTGRIKDLIITAGGENVPPIPIEDAVKKELPIVSNAMVIGDKKKFLSMFLTLKSVLDPDTSDPTDILTEQARDFCQRSGSKATKVSEIVATRDEAIYRAIQEGINRVNSTATNRVHCIQKWIVLPRDFSISGGELGPTMKLKRLAVLEKYRNEVDSFYKE from the exons AGTCTCTGTGGACTTCTTTTGCTGATGGCAGAGTCAGACTGAGAATAGATAACTCATGCCCACAGACTCCCATAACAGTTCATCAGATGTTCAAGGAGAGTCTGGAAAAATACGGATCCCTTAATGCTTTGGCCAgcaaaaagaatggaaaatgggagaaaataactttttcagaATATTACTGCCTCTCTAGGAAAGCAGCCAAGAGCTTCTTGAAG cttGGTCTTGAACGATTCCATAGTGTAGCAATCCTTGGATTTAATTCTCCAGAATGGTTCATCTCAGCTGTTGGAGCTGTTTTTGCTGG AGGAATTGTCACAGGGATATATACAACAAATTCTCCAGAGGCCTGTCGCTACATTGCCCATGACAGCAAGACTGATATCATGGTTGTGGAAAATCAGAAACAGCTGGACAAGATAATGCAG aTCTGGAATCGATTGCCCCACTTGAAGGCCGTGGTGCTTTATAAGGACTCCATTGCAGAGAGACATCCAAATTTGTACACG ATGGAAGAGtttctggagctgggagatgaTGTCTCTGACAGTACTTTGGATGACATTATTGACTCCCAAAAGCCGaatcagtgctgtgttttgatcTACACCTCCGGAACAACTGGGAAGCCAAAAGGAGCCATGCTGAGTCATGACAAC ataACTTGGACATCAGCCCAttgcagcaaagcaggaggTATGCAACCTGCAGAGGTCCAGCAGGAGTCTATAGTCAGTTATCTCCCACTCAGCCACATAGCTGCACAGATCTATGACCTGTGGACTGGAATCAAATGGGGAGAGCAAGTTTACTTTGCTGAGCCAGATGCTCTAAAG GGCAGCTTGATCAACACACTAAAAGAAGCACAGCCAACATCTCACATGGGAGTTCCCCGAGTATGGGAGAAAATCATGGAGAAGTTGAAGGATGCTTCTGCTCAGTCAGGatttatgaagaagaaaatgctttcctGGGCTATGTCACTTAGCTTAGAGAGGAACCTGAATGGCTCAAACAG TGATCTAAAGCAGCTCTGGACAAGATTAGCAGACTACTTAGTGCTTGCAAAAATCCGTAGTGCACTGGGGCTCTCTTCCTGTCAGAAGCACTTTtctggtgctgctcctctcaATACAGAAACACTGTATTTCTTCTTGGGTCTGAACATCACCCTGTATGAGGCCTATGGGATGAGTGAGACCACAGGCCCACATTGCCTGTCTGGGCCTTACATTTACAGGCAGCACAg CTGTGGTAAACCAGCACCTGGATGCAGAGTGAAACTGGTGGACAAAGATACAGAAGGCAATGGAGAAATCTGTTTCTGGGGAAGGACTGTTTTCATGGGTTATTTAAATATGGAAGACAGAACAAAAGAAGCCTTTGATGAGGAGGGGTGGCTGCATTCTGGAGATTTAGGAAAGCTAGACAAGGATGGCTTTCTCTATGTCACTGGAAGAATTAAAG ATTTAATTATTACAGCTGGAGGTGAAAACGTGCCTCCAATTCCAATTGAAGATGCTGTTAAAAAAGAACTTCCAATTGTTAGTAATGCTATGGTGATTGGAGATAAGAAGAAGTTTTTGTCAATGTTCCTGACCTTAAAG AGTGTGCTGGACCCAGATACATCTGATCCTACTGACATTCTCACAGAGCAAGCCAGAGACTTCTGCCAGAGGAGTGGCAGTAAAGCCACCAAAGTGTCCGAGATTGTAGCTACGAGAGACGAGGCAATCTACAGAGCCATCCAGGAGGGAATCAACAGAGTCAACAGCACTGCTACCAACAGGGTTCACTGCATTCAGAAATGGATCGTCCTGCCAAgagatttttccatttctggggGAGAACTAG GTCCCACAATGAAGCTGAAGCGGCTCGCTGTGCTCGAGAAATACCGAAATGAAGTAGACTCCTTctataaagaataa
- the IDH3A gene encoding isocitrate dehydrogenase [NAD] subunit alpha, mitochondrial: MAAAAWMPTVSRLLGAFKSQKKVTRSFGNAVQTVTLIPGDGIGPEISAAVMKIFDAAKAPIQWEERNVTAIQGPGGKWMIPPEAKESMDKNKMGLKGPLKTPIAAGHPSMNLLLRKTFDLYANVRPCVSIEGYKTPYTDVNIVTIRENTEGEYSGIEHVIVDGVVQSIKLITEEASKRIAEFAFEYARNNQRSHVTAVHKANIMRMSDGLFLRKCREAAENCKDIKFNEMYLDTVCLNMVQDPSQFDVLVMPNLYGDILSDLCAGLIGGLGVTPSGNIGANGVAIFESVHGTAPDIAGKDMANPTALLLSAVMMLRHMGMHKHASKIESACFDTIKDGKVLTKDLGGNAKCSEFTEEICRRVRDKD; the protein is encoded by the exons ATGGCCGCGGCCGCGTGGATGCCCACG GTTTCTCGATTGCTAGGTGCtttcaaaagccaaaaaaaggtGACCAGAAGTTTTGGTAATGCT GTACAAACAGTAACTTTAATCCCAGGAGATGGCATCGGACCCGagatttctgctgctgtcatgAAGATCTTTGATGCTGCCAAA GCACCTATTCAGTGGGAAGAGAGGAATGTTACAGCTATCCAAGGACCAGGAGGGAAGTGGATGATACCTCCAGAAGCCAAAGAATCCATGGATAAAAACAAAATGGGattaaaag GGCCTCTGAAGACCCCAATCGCTGCAGGGCACCCATCCATGAATCTGCTGCTGCGTAAAACCTTCGACCTCTACGCCAACGTGCGTCCGTGCGTGTCCATCGAGGGCTACAAGACGCCCTACACGGACGTGAACATCGTCACCATCCGCGAGAACACCGAGGGCGAGTACAGCGGCATCGAGCACGTG ATTGTTGATGGGGTTGTGCAAAGCATCAAGCTGATCACAGAGGAAGCCAGCAAGCGCATTGCAGAGTTTGCTTTTGAGTATGCCAGAAACAATCAGAGAAGCCACGTGACTGCTGTGCACAAGGCAAATATCAT GAGAATGTCTGATGGGCTTTTCTTGAGAAaatgcagggaggcagcagaaaaCTGTAAAGATATTAAATTTAATGAAATGTATCTGGATACTGTATGTCTGAAT ATGGTTCAAGATCCATCTCAATTTGATGTGCTTGTTATGCCAAACTTGTATGGTGACATCCTCAG tgacttGTGTGCTGGACTCATTGGGGGTCTTGGAGTAACACCCAGTGGAAACATTGGTGCCAACGGCGTGGCCATTTTTGAATCT GTTCATGGAACAGCACCAGACATTGCAGGAAAGGACATGGCAAATCCAACTGCCCTCCTTCTGAGTGCTGTGATGATGCTGCGCCACATGGGAATGCACAAACATGCCTCCAAGATTGAGTCAGCTTGCTTCGATACAATTAAAGATGGAAAG gtCTTGACAAAAGACTTGGGAGGCAATGCCAAGTGTTCAGAATTCACAGAGGAGATCTGCCGCCGAGTACGGGACAAAGACTaa